A genomic window from Arthrobacter globiformis includes:
- the ctaD gene encoding aa3-type cytochrome oxidase subunit I — MTAYQQPTSTTTEALRVVPRRKGNMVVKWITSTDHKTIGYMYLIASFVFFCLGGVMALLIRAELFEPGMQVVVTKEQYNQLFTMHGTVMLLMFATPLFAGFTNVIMPLQIGAPDVAFPRLNALAFWFFLFGSTIAVSGFITPQGSASFGWTAYAPLNNTTFTPGIGGDLWVFGLALSGFGTILGAVNFITTIVCMRAPGMTMWRMPIFTWNTFITSVLVLMAFPPLAAALFGVGADRRFGAHIYDPENGGALLWQHLFWFFGHPEVYIIALPFFGIVSEIFPVFSRKPIFGYKGLVYATIAIAALSATVWAHHMYVTGSVLLPFFALMTMFIAVPTGVKFFNWIGTMWGGSLTFETPMLWAIGFLITFLFGGLTGIILASPPLDFHVSDSYFVVAHFHYVVFGTVVFAMFAGFYFWWPKWTGKMLNERLGKIHFWMLLVGFHATFLIQHWLGVEGMPRRYADYMPQDNFTAMNQFSTVGSFLLGASMIPFFWNVFITARSTEKVEVDDPWGFGASLEWATSCPPPRHNFTSLPRIRSERPALDLHHPELRVREHDPVHTPVADVLGAADIGERDVRDPNPDR; from the coding sequence ATGACCGCATATCAGCAACCAACAAGCACCACCACTGAGGCCCTCAGAGTGGTGCCCCGCCGCAAGGGCAACATGGTGGTCAAGTGGATTACCTCCACCGACCACAAGACGATCGGCTACATGTACCTGATCGCGTCGTTCGTGTTCTTCTGCCTCGGCGGCGTGATGGCCCTGCTCATCCGCGCCGAGCTTTTCGAGCCCGGCATGCAGGTTGTGGTCACCAAAGAGCAGTACAACCAACTGTTCACCATGCACGGCACGGTCATGCTGCTCATGTTCGCCACACCGCTGTTCGCCGGGTTCACCAACGTGATCATGCCCTTGCAGATCGGGGCACCGGACGTGGCGTTCCCCCGGCTGAACGCGCTGGCCTTCTGGTTCTTCCTGTTCGGCTCCACGATTGCGGTGTCCGGTTTCATCACCCCGCAGGGGTCCGCCTCCTTCGGATGGACGGCGTACGCACCCCTTAACAACACCACGTTTACACCGGGCATCGGCGGTGACCTATGGGTCTTTGGCCTGGCCCTGTCCGGCTTCGGCACCATCCTGGGTGCGGTCAACTTCATCACCACCATCGTCTGCATGCGGGCTCCCGGCATGACCATGTGGCGCATGCCGATCTTCACCTGGAACACGTTCATCACCTCGGTTCTGGTGCTGATGGCATTCCCGCCGCTGGCCGCCGCGCTGTTCGGCGTCGGCGCGGACCGCCGCTTCGGCGCCCACATCTACGACCCGGAGAACGGCGGGGCACTGCTCTGGCAGCACCTGTTCTGGTTCTTCGGGCACCCCGAGGTGTACATCATCGCGCTGCCGTTCTTCGGCATCGTGTCCGAAATCTTCCCCGTCTTCAGCCGCAAACCGATCTTCGGCTACAAGGGCCTGGTCTACGCGACCATCGCGATCGCGGCCCTGTCAGCCACGGTCTGGGCGCACCACATGTACGTCACCGGCTCCGTGCTGCTGCCATTCTTCGCGCTAATGACCATGTTCATCGCGGTCCCCACCGGCGTGAAGTTCTTCAACTGGATCGGCACCATGTGGGGTGGCTCGCTGACCTTTGAGACCCCGATGCTGTGGGCCATCGGCTTCCTCATCACGTTCCTCTTCGGTGGGCTGACCGGCATCATCCTGGCCTCCCCGCCGCTGGACTTCCACGTCTCCGACTCCTACTTCGTGGTGGCCCACTTCCACTACGTGGTGTTCGGCACCGTGGTGTTCGCGATGTTCGCCGGCTTCTACTTCTGGTGGCCAAAGTGGACGGGCAAGATGCTCAACGAACGCCTCGGCAAGATCCACTTCTGGATGCTGCTCGTGGGCTTCCACGCCACGTTCCTCATCCAGCATTGGCTCGGCGTTGAAGGCATGCCCCGCCGCTACGCCGACTACATGCCGCAGGACAACTTCACGGCGATGAACCAGTTCTCCACGGTTGGCTCGTTCCTGCTGGGGGCGTCAATGATTCCGTTCTTCTGGAACGTCTTCATCACGGCCCGCAGCACGGAAAAGGTGGAAGTCGACGATCCGTGGGGCTTCGGCGCTTCGCTGGAATGGGCCACGTCCTGCCCGCCGCCCCGGCACAATTTCACCTCGCTGCCGCGCATCCGCTCCGAGCGTCCGGCCCTGGACCTTCACCATCCCGAGTTGCGCGTCCGCGAACATGACCCCGTGCACACGCCGGTCGCCGACGTTCTGGGCGCGGCGGACATCGGCGAGCGCGACGTGCGTGATCCGAACCCCGACCGCTAA
- a CDS encoding S9 family peptidase: protein MTHTPLQQPASSSAVATSRPPVARRVPTERTHHGDTFVDQYEWLRDKESAEVVAHLKAENAYQEAITAHQEPLREAIFQEIKGRTKETDLSVPNRKDGWWYFSRSVEGKEYGIQCRVRAQNTGNPVADWTPPAVEAGVEIPGEEVLLDGNVEAEGKPFFSVGGTAVTIDGNLYAYAVDNAGDERFTLRIKDLRTGELLPDVIENVFYGVSFSPDGTRIFYTVVDDSWRPYQVKSHVLGTPVTDDEVIYQEDDAAMWLGFELSSDRRHLVLGIGCSEYSETRLLRFDDPDGGLSTVISRNERVLYEAEPFLLEGPDGQKTERILITHNRNAVNSMVSLVDPAELSKPLAEQHWTTVVEHSDDVRVNGAGVTATHLVVSIRKDTIERVQVMSLAGLGTAAQQAPVEPAFDEELYTAGVGGSDYEAPVIRLGYTSYFTPSRIYDFVLPTPEQPAGELLLRKESPVLGGYDPADYVATREWAEAADGTRIPLSVLRHAAVKQDSTAAGLVYGYGSYELSMDPGFGIARLSLLDRGVVFVIAHIRGGGELGRHWYEDGKKLSKKNTFTDFIAATDWLAQSGWVAPDRIAALGGSAGGLLMGAVANLAPEKYAAVVAQVPFVDPLTSILDPELPLSALEWEEWGNPITDPAVYQYMKSYTPYENVREVAYPKIAAVTSFNDTRVLYVEPAKWVQELRNKTTGTEPILMKIEMDGGHGGASGRYVQWRERAWDYGFIADSLGATELLPGAGLK from the coding sequence ATGACCCACACTCCGCTGCAGCAACCCGCAAGCTCCTCCGCCGTTGCCACGTCCCGGCCGCCCGTCGCCAGGAGGGTACCCACCGAGCGCACGCACCACGGGGATACTTTCGTGGACCAGTACGAGTGGCTGCGGGACAAGGAGTCCGCGGAGGTCGTGGCGCACCTGAAGGCGGAGAACGCCTACCAGGAGGCCATCACGGCACATCAGGAACCGCTGCGCGAGGCCATCTTCCAGGAGATCAAGGGCCGCACCAAGGAGACAGACCTGTCCGTTCCAAACCGCAAGGATGGCTGGTGGTACTTCAGCCGGTCCGTCGAGGGCAAGGAGTACGGCATCCAGTGCCGCGTCCGCGCCCAGAACACGGGCAACCCGGTGGCGGACTGGACTCCCCCGGCGGTGGAGGCCGGCGTCGAAATCCCCGGCGAGGAGGTCCTGCTGGACGGCAATGTCGAGGCCGAAGGCAAGCCGTTCTTCTCGGTGGGCGGCACGGCCGTCACGATCGACGGAAACCTTTACGCCTACGCGGTGGACAACGCGGGCGACGAGCGGTTCACCCTGCGGATCAAGGACCTGCGGACCGGCGAACTGCTGCCGGACGTCATCGAGAATGTCTTCTACGGAGTCTCGTTCTCCCCGGACGGCACCCGCATCTTCTACACCGTGGTGGATGACTCCTGGCGCCCGTACCAGGTCAAATCCCACGTCCTGGGCACCCCCGTCACCGACGATGAGGTGATTTACCAGGAGGACGACGCCGCCATGTGGCTGGGCTTTGAGCTCTCCTCGGACCGGCGCCACCTGGTGCTCGGCATCGGCTGCTCCGAGTACAGCGAAACGCGCCTGCTGCGCTTTGACGATCCCGACGGCGGACTGTCCACCGTCATTTCCCGCAACGAACGCGTGCTTTACGAGGCCGAGCCGTTCCTGTTGGAGGGCCCGGACGGGCAGAAAACTGAACGCATCCTCATCACCCACAACCGCAACGCCGTGAACTCGATGGTCTCGCTGGTGGACCCGGCCGAGCTGTCCAAGCCGCTGGCCGAGCAGCACTGGACCACCGTCGTCGAGCATTCCGACGACGTCCGGGTCAACGGGGCGGGGGTCACCGCCACCCACCTCGTGGTCTCGATCCGGAAGGACACCATCGAGCGCGTCCAGGTGATGTCGCTGGCCGGGCTCGGAACCGCCGCCCAGCAGGCTCCGGTGGAACCTGCGTTTGACGAGGAGCTGTATACCGCGGGGGTGGGCGGGTCCGACTACGAGGCCCCCGTGATCAGGCTGGGCTACACGTCCTACTTCACGCCGTCACGCATTTACGACTTCGTCCTGCCCACCCCGGAGCAGCCGGCCGGCGAGCTGCTGCTGCGCAAGGAAAGCCCCGTGCTGGGCGGCTACGATCCGGCTGACTACGTGGCCACGCGCGAATGGGCCGAGGCCGCCGACGGCACCCGGATCCCCCTCTCGGTACTGAGGCACGCGGCCGTCAAGCAGGACTCGACGGCGGCCGGCCTGGTCTACGGCTACGGTTCGTATGAGCTGAGCATGGACCCGGGCTTCGGCATCGCCCGGCTTTCGCTGCTGGACCGCGGGGTTGTGTTCGTCATCGCCCACATCCGCGGCGGCGGTGAACTCGGCCGGCACTGGTACGAGGACGGCAAGAAGCTCAGCAAGAAAAACACGTTCACCGACTTCATCGCTGCCACGGACTGGCTGGCGCAGTCCGGCTGGGTGGCACCGGACCGGATCGCTGCGCTGGGCGGTTCCGCTGGCGGGCTACTCATGGGTGCCGTGGCCAACCTCGCCCCGGAGAAGTACGCCGCCGTGGTGGCGCAGGTTCCGTTCGTGGATCCCCTCACCAGCATCCTGGACCCGGAGCTGCCGCTGTCGGCCCTCGAATGGGAGGAATGGGGCAATCCCATCACCGATCCCGCCGTGTACCAGTACATGAAGTCGTACACCCCGTACGAGAACGTCCGGGAGGTGGCCTATCCCAAGATCGCTGCGGTCACGTCCTTCAACGACACCCGGGTGCTCTACGTGGAGCCGGCCAAGTGGGTGCAGGAACTTCGTAATAAGACCACGGGCACCGAGCCGATCCTCATGAAAATCGAGATGGACGGCGGCCACGGTGGCGCCTCCGGCCGCTATGTGCAGTGGCGCGAACGGGCCTGGGACTACGGTTTCATCGCGGATTCCCTCGGGGCCACGGAGCTGCTGCCCGGCGCCGGGCTTAAGTAA
- a CDS encoding peptidoglycan-binding protein: MSKEQGLTPLSDDELNAQAGTALPDKEVASVLDLNADLDLGISAAAPIDLAVAANANVAAPIDAAASANVLSFGSESQALADQGVIIDQGITADATADSVQDSTITQGSGAEGGTADADGTSDAAGTGAAATGTGAAGPGTADAAALPDGTIPEEAGVGALPVDPSAALDGDLLNVNVDLAADADIAAPINGAVAANANVAAPVDAAVAANIGSIDSDAFAVAQQDAIITQDIDGEATASADQQSDLQQ; the protein is encoded by the coding sequence GTGAGCAAGGAACAGGGATTGACCCCGCTTTCCGACGACGAACTGAATGCGCAGGCGGGCACTGCCCTGCCCGACAAGGAAGTTGCGTCCGTACTCGACCTCAACGCCGACCTCGATCTGGGCATCAGCGCAGCTGCGCCGATCGACCTCGCCGTGGCGGCCAACGCCAACGTCGCAGCCCCCATCGACGCCGCGGCCTCAGCGAACGTCCTGTCCTTCGGTTCAGAGTCGCAGGCCCTCGCTGACCAGGGCGTCATCATCGACCAGGGAATCACCGCCGACGCCACGGCAGACTCCGTCCAGGACAGCACCATCACCCAGGGGTCCGGCGCAGAGGGCGGGACTGCAGATGCCGACGGGACTTCGGATGCCGCGGGCACGGGTGCCGCCGCAACTGGCACCGGGGCAGCCGGCCCAGGCACCGCCGACGCTGCTGCCCTTCCCGACGGGACCATTCCGGAGGAGGCAGGTGTAGGCGCCCTTCCCGTGGATCCGTCCGCTGCCCTCGACGGGGACCTCCTCAACGTCAACGTGGACCTCGCGGCCGACGCCGACATCGCCGCCCCGATCAACGGCGCCGTGGCCGCGAACGCCAATGTCGCAGCGCCCGTCGACGCCGCAGTGGCAGCCAACATCGGCTCGATCGACAGCGACGCCTTCGCCGTGGCCCAGCAGGACGCCATCATCACCCAGGATATCGACGGCGAGGCCACCGCATCGGCAGATCAGCAATCCGATCTGCAGCAGTAG
- a CDS encoding class I SAM-dependent methyltransferase produces MLSALKKYLLLPKLVKLASNAPKDPGVAWDQFWGRVGATGARGDVLWDSGSDHELQAYLEHLTRQLDPSLPIVDVGCGNGVFSRALAAYFPHVLGVDVSANAIGRAAAESEGLERVSYVAVDMTAPAGHRAVTDALAAAGFPGEANIFIRGVLHVLKKPAQAALAGQLHPLVGKRGRVFLAETDFRGNPVQYVSHLGATLHSIPGPLERAIRGLPMPGRFGTVQRRRAFPEASWDVVEDGPVTLETRPLKSPDRPEQIPGYFAVLQAR; encoded by the coding sequence ATGCTCTCGGCGCTCAAGAAATACCTGCTGCTCCCCAAACTGGTGAAGCTGGCCTCCAACGCGCCGAAGGACCCCGGGGTCGCGTGGGACCAGTTCTGGGGCAGGGTCGGGGCCACCGGCGCCCGCGGCGACGTGCTGTGGGATTCGGGCAGCGACCACGAGCTGCAGGCGTATCTGGAGCATCTGACGCGGCAGTTGGACCCCAGCCTTCCCATCGTCGATGTCGGGTGCGGCAACGGCGTCTTCAGCCGCGCGCTTGCCGCCTACTTTCCGCATGTCCTGGGGGTGGATGTGTCAGCCAACGCCATCGGACGTGCTGCCGCCGAATCCGAAGGGCTGGAGCGGGTCTCCTACGTCGCGGTTGACATGACAGCCCCAGCGGGCCACCGTGCCGTGACGGACGCCCTGGCCGCAGCCGGGTTCCCCGGTGAAGCCAACATTTTCATCCGGGGCGTCCTGCACGTGCTGAAGAAACCTGCCCAGGCGGCCCTGGCCGGGCAACTGCACCCGCTTGTGGGCAAGCGTGGCCGTGTCTTCCTGGCCGAGACCGACTTCCGCGGAAATCCCGTCCAGTACGTCAGCCACCTCGGAGCCACCCTGCACTCCATCCCCGGGCCGCTCGAAAGGGCCATCCGCGGACTGCCCATGCCCGGCCGCTTCGGCACCGTACAGCGCAGGAGGGCTTTCCCCGAGGCGAGCTGGGATGTGGTGGAGGACGGCCCGGTCACGTTAGAAACCCGCCCCCTGAAATCCCCAGACCGGCCCGAACAGATCCCGGGCTATTTCGCGGTGCTCCAGGCCCGCTGA
- a CDS encoding SpoIIAA family protein, with protein MNSNSTGRNTLFNLELDTEGLLRLTWARGASITEADAEAAMAQVNALCGDSRHPMLVDMATTADVTRGARAVFGRPCQASRIALLGASPVDRVIANFILGINRLPCPTRFFTDRAEAESWLKVP; from the coding sequence TTGAATTCCAACAGCACCGGACGGAACACGCTGTTCAACCTGGAATTGGATACCGAAGGCCTGCTGCGGCTGACCTGGGCCAGGGGCGCCAGCATCACTGAAGCGGACGCTGAGGCCGCCATGGCGCAGGTCAACGCGCTCTGCGGCGACAGCCGTCACCCCATGCTCGTGGACATGGCCACCACCGCCGATGTGACCCGCGGAGCCCGTGCCGTGTTCGGCCGTCCCTGCCAGGCCTCACGGATTGCGCTGCTCGGTGCGTCGCCGGTGGACCGCGTGATTGCCAACTTCATCCTGGGCATCAACAGGCTCCCGTGCCCCACGAGGTTTTTCACGGACAGAGCCGAGGCCGAGTCCTGGCTGAAGGTCCCATAG
- a CDS encoding ATP-binding response regulator, with protein sequence MVQAPAEFPSAPHEAVVALTDEARLDAVASVLTGAGFSVRKASDAGSLAGELEGNRAAVVLLDAELTGGYRWEGTPVLLLVDLAGDFDLARLEPWGIADYISRDAAPRELTHRVETLIGRARERRRIRAEAEFLRESLRNVSAAIRGTNIPQHMAGHLVRGFGESLGVDHVWFTTFQDSRVPRISAQWSLPGHAKLPDTLGAFEDEAREQTTSLWSAAEALAVPDHQADQSAALAEDLREWSGLGSVRASVALPVGEGESALGIIWIAQLEKPRDWTRAEIALIQHVAGNLAHSLIQGHLISAQLQVLQQLRELDKAKTDFLATVNHELRTPLTSITAYLDMIRDGAGGPVPPGILSMMDVISRNSDRLRRLIEDMLTVSQQDSGNLNLKQVELGQVLRIVVAALRPLADSRNVTITGADAHEDVKVQADEAQLEQVFTNIVANAIKFTPKGGRISISFMTTASEAGSPCAVVDVMDTGVGIPEQEIAQVFTRFYRASNASSAAIPGSGLGLAIAHDIVRRHGGSLDLSSVLGEGTTVSVHLPVDGPQTEEPDDDGADGDEAAGTPQTD encoded by the coding sequence ATGGTCCAGGCACCGGCGGAGTTCCCCTCCGCACCTCACGAGGCAGTGGTCGCGCTCACCGATGAGGCCCGTCTGGACGCCGTGGCGTCTGTCCTCACCGGCGCGGGTTTCAGCGTCCGGAAGGCGTCCGACGCCGGATCCCTCGCCGGGGAGCTGGAAGGCAACCGTGCCGCCGTCGTACTTCTGGATGCAGAGCTGACGGGCGGCTACCGGTGGGAAGGCACGCCAGTGCTGCTCCTGGTTGACCTCGCAGGTGACTTCGACCTTGCCCGGCTTGAGCCCTGGGGCATCGCCGATTACATCTCCCGCGACGCGGCGCCCCGGGAGCTGACCCACCGGGTGGAGACCCTAATAGGACGGGCGCGGGAACGCCGCCGCATCCGGGCCGAAGCCGAATTCCTGCGCGAAAGCCTCCGCAACGTCTCCGCCGCCATCCGCGGCACCAACATCCCCCAGCACATGGCCGGCCACCTGGTCCGCGGATTCGGTGAATCCCTGGGCGTGGACCACGTCTGGTTCACCACCTTCCAGGATTCGCGCGTGCCCCGGATCAGTGCCCAGTGGTCCCTGCCCGGCCATGCCAAGCTGCCGGACACCCTTGGTGCGTTCGAGGACGAGGCCAGGGAGCAGACCACCTCGCTGTGGTCGGCCGCCGAGGCTCTGGCGGTTCCGGATCACCAGGCGGACCAGTCCGCCGCCCTGGCCGAGGATTTGCGGGAATGGTCCGGTTTGGGCTCCGTGCGAGCCTCGGTTGCGTTGCCGGTAGGAGAAGGCGAATCGGCCCTGGGGATCATCTGGATCGCCCAGCTGGAGAAGCCGCGCGACTGGACTAGGGCCGAGATCGCCCTCATCCAGCACGTGGCCGGCAACCTCGCGCACAGCCTCATCCAGGGCCACCTGATCAGCGCGCAACTGCAGGTGCTGCAGCAGTTGCGGGAACTGGACAAGGCCAAAACGGACTTCCTCGCCACGGTCAACCACGAGCTCCGCACGCCGCTCACCTCCATTACGGCCTACCTCGACATGATCCGCGACGGGGCGGGCGGCCCCGTTCCGCCGGGCATCCTGTCCATGATGGACGTCATCTCGCGGAACTCCGACCGCCTCCGCAGGCTGATCGAGGACATGCTCACTGTCTCCCAGCAGGACTCCGGCAACCTGAACCTCAAGCAGGTAGAGCTTGGCCAGGTCCTGCGGATCGTCGTGGCCGCACTGCGCCCGCTCGCCGATTCGCGGAACGTCACCATCACGGGCGCCGACGCGCATGAGGACGTGAAGGTCCAGGCCGACGAGGCCCAGCTGGAGCAGGTTTTCACCAACATCGTGGCCAACGCCATCAAGTTCACCCCGAAGGGCGGCCGGATCAGCATCAGCTTCATGACCACCGCTTCCGAGGCCGGCAGCCCGTGCGCCGTCGTCGATGTCATGGACACCGGCGTCGGAATTCCGGAGCAGGAAATCGCCCAGGTGTTCACCCGCTTCTACCGGGCATCCAATGCCTCATCCGCGGCTATCCCGGGAAGCGGACTGGGCCTGGCGATTGCCCACGACATCGTCCGCCGCCACGGCGGTTCACTGGACCTGTCCTCCGTGCTGGGCGAGGGGACCACCGTCTCGGTGCACCTCCCGGTCGACGGCCCCCAAACCGAGGAACCGGACGACGACGGCGCCGACGGCGACGAAGCGGCCGGCACACCCCAAACCGACTGA
- a CDS encoding tetratricopeptide repeat protein produces the protein MPMQRDLSPFVIAELAARESWKRRDYAAGYAEAGHAAELAQEAGDELRWWKMILLQAECLRDQGSIQECQQLAVELAAHPVANSAPDLGARAAILLAHSLQGLGRLPEAVDAATTAARLVAGDFENVYLHIQAQQALIAALAESGRQEDAWQECLDLESLLTDHVDEDTAGKAYWVIGNVAFLSNRVNEGSHYHDLAAGKLSPSQDVDLWARFNRASAEMRLQAKLGDAATLRCIERAELATEVVGGSERDILEMSLVRAHWYYLTGDMDTAISLLTPLRSKFPILATQTAAEATFILGRALMAQGHEAESLQMLDEAATLFDTAAAPERSATVRGFIASAEPSDRRQQQFLQGG, from the coding sequence ATGCCTATGCAGCGCGATTTGTCACCGTTCGTGATCGCGGAGTTGGCTGCGCGCGAAAGCTGGAAGCGGCGGGACTATGCCGCAGGATACGCCGAGGCCGGGCACGCCGCCGAGCTGGCCCAGGAGGCCGGGGACGAGCTGCGCTGGTGGAAGATGATCCTGCTGCAGGCCGAATGCCTGCGGGACCAGGGATCCATCCAGGAGTGCCAGCAACTCGCCGTCGAATTGGCTGCCCATCCCGTTGCGAATTCAGCCCCAGACTTGGGCGCCCGGGCGGCAATTCTGCTGGCACATTCACTCCAGGGCCTGGGCCGGCTCCCCGAGGCGGTGGATGCCGCTACCACCGCCGCCCGGTTGGTGGCCGGAGACTTCGAAAACGTCTACCTGCACATCCAGGCCCAGCAGGCCCTCATTGCCGCCCTCGCGGAAAGCGGCCGGCAGGAGGACGCCTGGCAGGAGTGCCTGGACCTGGAGTCGCTGCTGACTGACCACGTGGACGAGGACACGGCAGGCAAGGCCTACTGGGTGATCGGCAACGTGGCATTCCTCAGCAACCGGGTCAATGAAGGCAGCCACTACCACGACCTCGCCGCGGGCAAACTCTCCCCCTCGCAGGACGTCGACCTGTGGGCGCGCTTCAACCGCGCCTCCGCGGAAATGCGCCTCCAGGCCAAACTGGGTGACGCCGCAACGCTGCGCTGCATCGAGCGCGCCGAGCTCGCCACCGAGGTGGTGGGCGGCAGTGAACGGGACATCCTGGAGATGTCCCTGGTCCGCGCCCACTGGTACTACCTCACCGGGGACATGGATACGGCGATCAGCCTCCTGACTCCGCTGCGCAGCAAGTTCCCCATCCTCGCCACCCAGACCGCGGCGGAGGCCACCTTTATCCTGGGAAGGGCGCTGATGGCGCAGGGACACGAAGCGGAATCACTGCAGATGCTTGACGAGGCCGCTACGCTGTTCGATACAGCTGCTGCACCGGAGCGTAGCGCCACCGTCCGTGGTTTCATCGCCTCAGCGGAGCCTTCGGACCGGCGCCAACAGCAATTTCTCCAGGGGGGGTAA
- a CDS encoding DUF7793 family protein, translated as MPEATVFPGAAPLQPESPTRPAPAPVVAFTMLHDLAVKAVLPRGTDLNETATAQLYSRLGELAGDRRVAVVLELTGVRSVNRAARAAYAAIPSVSAWAILGESPVDRLLGHFLLGGEFCSVPAQYFTAENDALDWLSHLDDVL; from the coding sequence ATGCCAGAAGCGACAGTGTTTCCCGGTGCCGCACCGCTGCAGCCGGAGTCCCCGACGCGCCCGGCTCCTGCGCCCGTCGTTGCCTTCACCATGCTGCATGATCTCGCTGTCAAAGCCGTACTCCCGCGCGGCACCGATCTTAATGAGACCGCAACCGCCCAACTGTACAGCCGCCTTGGTGAGCTGGCCGGGGACCGGAGGGTCGCCGTCGTGCTTGAACTGACCGGGGTAAGGTCCGTAAACCGCGCGGCGCGGGCAGCCTACGCGGCGATCCCCTCGGTGTCCGCCTGGGCGATCCTGGGTGAATCCCCCGTGGACAGGCTGCTGGGGCACTTTCTGCTGGGCGGCGAATTCTGCTCGGTGCCGGCCCAATATTTCACCGCCGAAAACGACGCCCTCGACTGGTTGAGCCACCTTGACGACGTTCTCTAA
- a CDS encoding putative bifunctional diguanylate cyclase/phosphodiesterase, with protein MTTFSNDDPRLGKLLDGIVRLAAGELHSRIEISEARDELDAVIMGTNLLAEDLQIIYQELEERVESRTRLLNAAHKELQQMALTDALTGLYNRSALVSAVNDAQAEAADGGLPPALLLLDLDAFKSVNDSLGHSMGDKVLATVGARIRSCVRDGDMVARLGGDEFAVLLPATTPAKAAAVGNRILDSLNATLEVDGKTIRCGASLGLRIADPGETSEELLMEADIAMYASKADARNKLRVFEPAMLHARQLRNQLVGELREAIATDQLVLYYQPVIELASGKIEGVEALVRWRHPKRGLIMPDEFIPIAEETGLISELGNWVLRNSVEQLRRWRSSPETGRHNFDMRINVSAADLQRLQFIEDVRDALTAADLEPALLVLELTESDIIKGNELDRYTLASLRKLGVGLEIDDFGTGYSSISYLRRLPVDRVKVDRTLLTALGSDPAQPALIAAILQLIRACGLEAVWEGVENAEQAEHLRNTGCISGQGYYFSRPLPAAEFTERLAWQDIWPG; from the coding sequence TTGACGACGTTCTCTAACGACGATCCCCGGCTCGGGAAGCTGCTCGACGGCATCGTCCGGCTGGCGGCGGGGGAACTCCACTCGCGCATCGAGATTTCCGAGGCCCGGGACGAGCTGGATGCGGTGATCATGGGCACCAACCTGCTCGCCGAGGACCTGCAGATCATCTACCAGGAGCTCGAGGAGCGCGTGGAATCGCGCACGCGGTTGCTCAATGCGGCACACAAAGAGCTGCAGCAGATGGCGCTCACGGATGCCCTGACGGGACTCTACAACCGGTCGGCGCTGGTCAGCGCCGTCAACGATGCCCAGGCGGAGGCGGCCGACGGCGGGCTCCCGCCGGCCCTGCTGCTGCTGGACCTCGACGCCTTCAAGAGCGTCAACGATTCCCTGGGCCACTCCATGGGTGACAAGGTGCTGGCCACTGTGGGGGCGCGGATCCGTTCGTGCGTGCGCGACGGCGACATGGTGGCCCGGCTGGGCGGCGACGAGTTCGCCGTCCTGCTGCCTGCCACGACGCCGGCCAAGGCTGCCGCCGTCGGAAACCGGATCCTGGACTCCCTTAACGCAACACTGGAGGTGGACGGCAAGACCATCCGCTGCGGTGCGAGCCTGGGCCTGAGAATTGCCGATCCCGGCGAGACGTCCGAGGAACTGCTCATGGAGGCGGACATCGCGATGTACGCCTCCAAGGCCGACGCCCGCAACAAGCTGCGGGTGTTCGAGCCGGCCATGCTCCACGCCCGGCAGCTCCGCAACCAGCTGGTCGGGGAACTGCGCGAGGCCATCGCCACCGACCAGCTGGTGCTGTACTACCAGCCGGTCATCGAGCTGGCCTCAGGAAAGATCGAGGGCGTGGAGGCCCTGGTCCGCTGGAGACACCCCAAACGCGGCCTAATCATGCCGGACGAATTCATTCCCATCGCCGAGGAGACGGGCCTCATCTCGGAGCTCGGCAACTGGGTGCTCAGGAATTCCGTGGAGCAGCTCCGGCGCTGGCGGAGCTCACCGGAGACCGGCCGCCACAACTTTGACATGCGCATCAACGTCTCGGCCGCGGACCTGCAGCGGCTTCAGTTCATCGAGGACGTCCGGGACGCGCTCACCGCCGCGGACCTCGAGCCTGCGCTCCTGGTGCTGGAGCTGACGGAGAGCGACATCATCAAAGGCAACGAGCTCGACCGGTACACGCTCGCCAGCCTGCGGAAGCTCGGGGTGGGCCTGGAGATCGACGACTTCGGCACCGGGTACTCGTCCATCAGCTACCTGCGGCGCCTGCCCGTGGACCGGGTCAAGGTGGACCGGACTCTGCTCACGGCCCTCGGCAGCGACCCCGCGCAGCCTGCACTGATCGCGGCCATCCTGCAGCTCATCCGGGCCTGCGGGCTCGAGGCCGTGTGGGAGGGCGTGGAAAACGCGGAGCAGGCCGAGCACCTGCGGAACACCGGCTGCATCAGCGGACAGGGCTACTACTTCAGCCGCCCGCTCCCCGCAGCCGAGTTCACCGAACGCCTCGCTTGGCAGGACATCTGGCCCGGCTAA